Proteins encoded within one genomic window of Pseudalkalibacillus sp. SCS-8:
- the zapA gene encoding cell division protein ZapA, with protein sequence MSNHNRTTVHIFGQQYTIIGEEGAGHVNKVAEIVDKRMREIRQQTNNLDTKQLAVLTAVNITNDYVKLQEKYRQLVEKKED encoded by the coding sequence GTGTCTAACCATAATCGAACAACGGTACATATATTCGGTCAACAATATACGATCATAGGTGAAGAAGGAGCTGGCCACGTTAACAAAGTGGCAGAAATCGTCGATAAAAGGATGAGGGAAATTCGTCAGCAGACGAATAACCTTGATACGAAACAGCTTGCTGTATTGACTGCTGTCAATATTACGAATGATTATGTGAAATTACAAGAAAAGTATAGGCAGCTAGTAGAAAAGAAAGAGGATTAA
- the polX gene encoding DNA polymerase/3'-5' exonuclease PolX, translating into MNKKQIIKTMEQIALYMEIKGENSFKVSAYRRAAQALESDARTMDEIDDLSSLKGIGKGTLSVIEEIVETGESSLLLELKEQLPEGLIALLNLPGLGGKKISKLYHELGVTDIHSLKEACENNKVQAMQGFGKKTEEKILEAIEDYGKRPERLPIAMMLPIAERIEEQLERIEGVERYSRAGSIRRYSETIKDIDFIIGTNEAEQVVPQLEDLENVTNVIASGSTKVSVIVTYDYDISVDFRLVKPEEFASTLHHFTGSKEHNVKMRQLAKERSEKISEYGVEDAETGEVRTFKDETEFFNHFGLTYIPPQVRRGKDELEQFQSEVEYIVHEDIKSDLHMHTTWSDGANSIEEMAEAARRKGYSHIVITDHSQYLVVANGLTPERIMKQREEIQRLNEKWDDFTILSGIEMDILPDGSLDFEDDLLEKLDFVIASIHSAFSQSTETIMKRLETALENPHVDLIAHPTGRIIGRRNGYAVDVEKLIERAAETNTALELNANPNRLDLAPDWLAKAQESGVKLSINTDAHVDETLEHMEIGVNVGQAALLKKENVLNTYTLDELKKFLNRHK; encoded by the coding sequence ATGAACAAAAAACAGATTATCAAAACAATGGAACAAATTGCATTATATATGGAAATAAAAGGAGAAAACAGCTTCAAGGTTTCAGCATACCGGAGAGCTGCCCAGGCATTGGAGAGCGATGCCCGGACAATGGATGAAATTGATGATCTTTCAAGTTTGAAAGGTATTGGAAAAGGGACACTCTCCGTTATTGAAGAAATCGTGGAAACAGGCGAATCTTCCTTATTGCTGGAGTTGAAAGAACAACTGCCGGAGGGTCTGATCGCCTTATTGAACTTGCCTGGGTTAGGCGGAAAGAAAATCTCTAAGCTTTACCATGAATTAGGTGTTACGGATATCCACTCCCTTAAAGAAGCATGTGAAAACAACAAAGTACAAGCGATGCAAGGGTTTGGAAAGAAAACGGAGGAAAAAATCCTTGAAGCGATCGAGGATTACGGCAAACGGCCAGAACGGCTGCCGATTGCGATGATGCTTCCGATCGCAGAAAGAATCGAAGAACAGCTCGAGAGGATTGAAGGGGTCGAGCGTTACTCAAGAGCAGGGAGCATTCGCCGATACAGTGAAACGATCAAAGACATCGATTTTATCATTGGGACGAATGAAGCGGAGCAGGTTGTCCCTCAATTGGAAGATTTGGAGAATGTCACGAATGTCATCGCATCCGGATCGACGAAAGTATCTGTCATCGTTACGTATGACTATGATATTTCGGTGGATTTCCGTCTCGTAAAACCAGAGGAATTTGCTTCTACCCTCCATCACTTCACTGGCTCGAAAGAACACAATGTGAAAATGCGACAGCTCGCTAAAGAGCGTTCAGAGAAAATCAGTGAGTATGGTGTAGAGGATGCCGAGACAGGTGAAGTACGTACGTTCAAGGATGAAACGGAATTCTTCAATCATTTCGGGTTGACCTACATTCCTCCACAGGTAAGACGTGGCAAAGACGAACTCGAACAATTCCAGTCCGAAGTGGAATACATTGTCCACGAGGATATAAAGAGTGATCTTCACATGCATACGACGTGGAGTGATGGTGCCAACTCAATTGAAGAGATGGCTGAGGCTGCACGGAGAAAGGGTTACAGTCATATCGTCATCACTGACCACTCCCAATATCTTGTCGTTGCAAATGGTCTGACACCGGAGCGCATCATGAAACAACGGGAAGAGATTCAGAGATTGAATGAAAAGTGGGACGATTTCACAATCTTGTCTGGTATCGAAATGGACATTTTGCCCGATGGGTCACTCGATTTTGAGGATGACTTGCTGGAAAAATTGGATTTTGTCATCGCTTCTATTCATTCTGCCTTCTCCCAAAGCACCGAAACCATTATGAAACGGCTTGAAACAGCGTTGGAAAATCCTCATGTTGATTTAATTGCGCATCCAACTGGCCGAATCATCGGTCGTAGAAATGGCTATGCAGTAGATGTGGAAAAACTGATAGAACGTGCTGCCGAAACCAATACAGCGCTAGAATTGAATGCGAATCCGAACCGATTGGATTTAGCACCGGATTGGTTGGCAAAGGCGCAGGAGAGTGGTGTGAAACTTTCCATCAATACCGATGCCCATGTGGATGAAACACTAGAACATATGGAAATCGGAGTCAACGTCGGCCAGGCAGCACTTTTGAAAAAAGAAAATGTATTGAATACGTATACCTTGGACGAGTTGAAAAAATTTCTGAACCGTCATAAGTAA
- a CDS encoding endonuclease MutS2: MNERILRVLEYTKIKEQLLEHVSSSLGKEKIHKLQPWIELEDVAHQQNSTDEGVQVLRLKGHVPLGGIRDIRPSIKRSEIGGILSPEELVEIGTTIYGGRRFKRFIEGMLEDEVNLPILENLVEQIDPLIEVEKQIKDSIDDQGHVMDSASPALRTIRQQLRSYESRIREKLESITRSSKSQKMLSDAIITIRNDRYVIPVKQEYRSAFGGMIHDQSASGATLFIEPQSVVTINNQLKEAKSKEHQEIQRILKALTAQVAEVAAFLNHNVTILSEIDFIFAKARYSHAMKCVKPKLNDREYMNLKRARHPLISREEVVPIDVELGGKYNALVITGPNTGGKTVTLKTIGLVSLMAQSGLQIPAEEESEVTVFESIYADIGDEQSIEQNLSTFSSHMTNIVDILDRVNFKSLVLFDELGAGTDPTEGAALAISILDYVNERGAKIVATTHYSELKAYAYNRSGVMNASVEFDIETLRPTYRLLIGVPGRSNAFEISKRIGLSESIITDAKSHISEDNNKIDVMIASLEDAQKKAERERTEASDIHAEAVQLKQDLEKKLQEFEQQKERMMEKAEEEARKSVEHARNEADEILKELRTYQKEMGNVKEHKLIEAQKRLEEATPKKNKKLKDTSKLNEKAPENLKPGEEVKVLTVNQKGHVVDKVGNNEYQVQVGIMKMTVKANELEPIRSKKKQETKPVVRVEGSSVTKPELDLRGERYENALRAVDKFLDESLLAGYPQVSIIHGKGTGALRKGVQDLLKGHPNVKSTRLGSAGEGGSGVTIVGLK, translated from the coding sequence GTGAACGAACGAATTTTGAGAGTGTTAGAATATACGAAAATTAAAGAACAGTTGCTTGAACATGTCTCCTCTTCATTAGGGAAAGAAAAGATTCATAAGCTTCAGCCATGGATTGAACTGGAAGATGTTGCTCATCAACAGAACAGTACAGATGAAGGGGTGCAAGTACTCCGATTGAAAGGTCATGTCCCTTTGGGGGGCATCCGGGACATACGGCCTTCCATCAAACGGTCTGAAATCGGCGGGATTTTGAGCCCGGAGGAATTGGTGGAAATCGGGACTACGATTTATGGAGGTCGAAGATTCAAGCGATTCATTGAGGGGATGTTGGAAGACGAAGTGAACCTTCCGATCCTTGAAAACCTGGTGGAACAAATCGATCCTCTTATCGAGGTAGAGAAGCAGATCAAAGATAGTATCGATGATCAAGGACATGTAATGGATTCCGCAAGTCCAGCCCTCAGAACGATACGCCAACAGCTCAGAAGCTATGAATCCCGTATAAGAGAGAAGCTAGAATCGATCACCCGTTCCTCCAAATCACAAAAGATGCTTTCGGACGCCATCATCACGATCCGGAATGATCGGTATGTCATTCCAGTCAAGCAGGAGTATCGTTCTGCATTCGGGGGAATGATTCATGACCAGTCCGCTTCTGGGGCGACATTGTTCATCGAACCCCAAAGCGTGGTAACGATCAATAATCAATTGAAAGAGGCAAAGAGCAAAGAGCATCAGGAAATCCAGCGGATATTGAAAGCATTGACGGCACAGGTTGCAGAAGTGGCTGCATTTCTGAATCATAATGTGACGATTTTATCTGAAATCGACTTCATCTTTGCAAAAGCACGCTACAGTCATGCCATGAAATGTGTGAAACCGAAGTTGAATGATCGTGAGTATATGAATTTGAAGCGTGCCCGTCACCCTCTGATCTCACGTGAGGAGGTCGTACCGATTGACGTAGAGCTCGGTGGGAAATATAACGCTCTCGTCATCACCGGTCCGAACACGGGAGGTAAGACCGTCACTTTGAAAACAATCGGATTGGTATCCTTAATGGCTCAATCAGGATTGCAGATTCCGGCGGAAGAAGAGTCAGAGGTCACTGTATTTGAATCGATTTATGCGGACATTGGGGATGAACAATCCATTGAACAAAATCTGAGTACTTTTTCATCCCATATGACGAACATCGTCGATATCCTTGATCGTGTGAACTTCAAATCCTTAGTCTTGTTTGATGAATTAGGTGCTGGAACGGACCCGACGGAAGGGGCAGCTTTAGCAATTTCCATTCTCGATTATGTGAACGAGCGCGGAGCGAAAATCGTAGCGACGACCCATTATAGTGAATTGAAAGCTTATGCCTATAACCGATCCGGTGTCATGAATGCCAGTGTCGAGTTCGATATCGAAACATTACGGCCAACTTATCGTCTTCTCATTGGCGTACCTGGCCGAAGTAATGCATTTGAAATTTCAAAACGGATTGGGCTTAGTGAGTCTATCATTACAGACGCCAAATCCCATATCAGTGAGGATAATAATAAAATCGATGTGATGATCGCTTCCCTTGAGGATGCACAGAAAAAAGCAGAGCGTGAACGAACAGAAGCATCTGACATCCATGCAGAGGCTGTTCAGTTAAAGCAGGATTTAGAAAAGAAATTGCAAGAATTCGAACAGCAAAAAGAGAGAATGATGGAAAAGGCCGAAGAAGAGGCGAGGAAATCAGTTGAACACGCGCGGAACGAAGCGGATGAAATACTGAAAGAACTCAGAACCTATCAAAAAGAAATGGGCAATGTAAAAGAACATAAACTGATAGAAGCGCAAAAGAGGCTTGAGGAAGCGACACCTAAAAAGAACAAGAAGCTGAAGGATACATCCAAGCTAAACGAGAAAGCACCGGAAAACTTGAAACCAGGTGAGGAAGTCAAGGTTCTGACCGTCAATCAAAAAGGACATGTCGTTGACAAAGTCGGTAACAATGAATATCAGGTTCAGGTCGGGATTATGAAAATGACCGTCAAAGCCAATGAATTGGAGCCGATCCGCTCCAAAAAGAAACAAGAGACGAAGCCGGTAGTCCGGGTAGAAGGTTCTTCGGTCACCAAACCTGAATTGGACTTACGTGGAGAACGTTACGAAAATGCTTTACGGGCAGTCGACAAATTTTTGGATGAATCTTTGTTAGCTGGATATCCACAAGTATCAATCATTCACGGCAAAGGCACAGGTGCTCTCCGAAAAGGAGTTCAAGATCTACTTAAAGGTCATCCGAATGTGAAATCCACGAGACTTGGTTCAGCAGGCGAAGGTGGAAGTGGCGTAACCATTGTTGGACTTAAATAG
- a CDS encoding AMP-binding protein, with product MERSGKKEEIKVEKNWLQQYPEEIPHEIEIDEKPLQFYLEDAARKHPEKPSLDFLGKRMSYGEVYESALKMANQLRTLGVRKGDRVAIMLPNSPQSVIGYYGVLLAGGIVVQTNPLYTERELEHQLIDSDAKIIICLDLLFPRVEAVKNRTSLEHVIVTGVKDYLPFPKNLIYPFVQKKQTNIVVKIEYTSTTHSFKKLLDEGDLNPIDLDIDPKEDLALLQYTGGTTGPAKGVMLTHYNLVANTMQCRTWMYKAKYGEEKILGALPFFHVYGMTCVMNFAIMYLSEMIILPKFDPKQVLKAIGKHRPTMFPGAPTMYIALLNEPSITSYDLSSIASCISGSAPLPVEVQENFETLTKGNLVEGYGLTEASPVTHANFLYGNRIKGSIGVPWPNTEASILSAETGTFAEVNEVGELMIRGPQVMKGYWNQPEETASTFHDGWLLTGDMGYMDEKGYFYIVDRKKDMIIAGGFNIYPREIEEILFEHPKVREATVIGVPDPYRGETVKAFVVLKDGVTCTDEELDTHCRKYLASFKVPRLYEFRDELPKTMVGKVLRRVLVEEEKKKLKEKA from the coding sequence ATGGAAAGGAGCGGTAAAAAGGAGGAGATTAAGGTGGAGAAAAATTGGTTACAGCAGTATCCCGAAGAAATCCCTCATGAAATTGAAATCGACGAAAAGCCTTTGCAATTCTATCTGGAAGATGCAGCCCGTAAGCATCCTGAAAAGCCTTCGTTGGATTTTCTAGGGAAGCGTATGTCGTATGGCGAGGTTTATGAAAGTGCTTTGAAGATGGCTAACCAACTTCGAACTCTTGGTGTTCGTAAAGGAGATCGAGTCGCCATCATGCTGCCGAATTCGCCACAATCCGTCATCGGTTATTATGGTGTTTTATTGGCTGGTGGCATCGTCGTTCAGACGAATCCGCTGTACACAGAGAGGGAGCTTGAACATCAGCTGATCGATTCTGACGCAAAAATCATCATTTGCCTCGATTTATTGTTTCCAAGGGTTGAGGCGGTCAAGAATCGCACATCACTGGAACATGTTATTGTCACGGGAGTAAAGGATTATCTTCCGTTCCCGAAAAACCTCATCTATCCTTTTGTACAAAAGAAACAGACGAACATCGTTGTAAAGATCGAGTATACGAGTACAACCCACTCTTTTAAGAAGCTGTTAGATGAGGGGGATCTCAATCCAATCGATCTTGACATCGATCCGAAGGAAGATCTGGCATTATTGCAATATACCGGTGGAACGACAGGACCAGCGAAAGGTGTAATGCTCACACATTACAACCTTGTAGCCAATACGATGCAGTGTCGTACATGGATGTATAAAGCAAAATATGGTGAAGAGAAAATACTCGGAGCTTTACCATTCTTCCATGTTTATGGCATGACCTGTGTCATGAACTTCGCCATCATGTACCTTTCTGAGATGATCATTCTCCCTAAGTTTGATCCGAAACAGGTATTGAAAGCGATAGGCAAGCACAGACCGACCATGTTCCCAGGTGCCCCGACGATGTATATTGCATTGCTTAACGAACCGAGTATCACGTCATACGACCTATCCTCAATTGCAAGCTGTATCAGTGGTTCAGCCCCTTTACCTGTTGAGGTCCAGGAAAATTTCGAAACCCTCACGAAGGGGAACCTTGTTGAAGGTTATGGCTTGACAGAGGCTTCACCTGTGACACACGCCAACTTCCTTTATGGAAATCGCATTAAAGGGAGTATTGGAGTGCCGTGGCCGAATACAGAAGCATCAATCCTATCTGCTGAAACAGGTACATTCGCCGAAGTGAACGAGGTCGGTGAACTGATGATTAGAGGTCCTCAGGTGATGAAAGGCTATTGGAATCAACCTGAAGAGACAGCTTCTACTTTCCATGATGGATGGCTTTTGACTGGAGATATGGGGTACATGGATGAAAAAGGGTACTTCTATATCGTTGATCGAAAGAAAGATATGATCATAGCTGGTGGATTCAATATCTACCCACGTGAGATTGAAGAAATCCTATTTGAACATCCGAAAGTGAGAGAAGCTACAGTAATCGGTGTTCCAGATCCGTATCGTGGAGAAACTGTAAAAGCTTTCGTCGTATTGAAAGATGGGGTAACTTGCACCGATGAAGAGCTGGATACACATTGCAGAAAGTATCTGGCCTCCTTTAAAGTGCCGCGCCTTTATGAATTCAGAGATGAACTTCCGAAGACGATGGTAGGAAAAGTACTGAGAAGAGTCCTTGTTGAAGAGGAAAAGAAGAAATTGAAAGAAAAGGCCTAA
- a CDS encoding TetR/AcrR family transcriptional regulator — translation MKRKGPKYDKIIDAAVTVIAKHGYHQSQISKIAREAGVADGTIYLYFKNKEDLLVSLFREKMGHFIDTTKNEIEHQHSVEDKLLRLIEMHFKQLSEDHELAIVTQLELRQTNRALRAKIGEVLKRYLGLVDQIIREGMEEGVFHSELDLRIVRQMVFGTIDETTTSWVMNDHRYDLTALAKPVNDLLINGFRNKPS, via the coding sequence GTGAAAAGAAAAGGACCGAAATATGACAAAATAATTGACGCAGCCGTAACGGTCATCGCTAAGCATGGCTATCACCAATCACAAATTTCGAAGATTGCCCGTGAGGCTGGAGTAGCTGACGGAACCATCTATCTCTATTTCAAAAACAAGGAAGATCTTCTGGTTTCCTTGTTTCGGGAGAAGATGGGACACTTTATCGACACGACTAAAAATGAAATTGAACATCAGCATTCTGTTGAAGATAAGCTGTTAAGACTGATTGAAATGCATTTCAAACAGTTATCTGAAGATCATGAACTTGCAATCGTCACCCAGCTTGAATTACGCCAGACAAATCGAGCTTTGCGTGCTAAGATCGGGGAAGTGTTGAAACGATATCTTGGCCTGGTCGATCAGATCATCAGAGAAGGGATGGAGGAAGGGGTCTTCCATTCAGAGCTCGACCTCCGGATCGTGCGTCAAATGGTATTTGGAACAATTGACGAGACGACGACGAGCTGGGTAATGAACGATCATCGCTATGATTTGACAGCGCTTGCAAAACCAGTCAATGATCTACTTATTAACGGCTTCCGTAATAAACCAAGTTAG
- the rnhC gene encoding ribonuclease HIII, whose translation MSNAVLKLTKHEINEIQKAYQPYIQPKTPQGGLFVAKVNGCTITAYNSGKILFQGPSAEQEASKWGASIDKSKNTIEKKARKKHAHLPPENVSSLSLIGSDEVGTGDFFGPITVVAAYVSKENLSLVKEYGVKDSKLLKDPQIIEIAKQLVQTIPYSLMVLPNPKYNALQSKGMSQGKMKAMLHEQAISKVMAKIADPSEVDGILIDQFCEPDVYFRHTKKSPNQKPRIYFETKAEELHLSVAAASIIARYAFLKKMDELSEIAGVTIPKGAGPIVDEAAAKIVMRHNVDFLKEISKSHFANTQKALKLVNQKRKKQ comes from the coding sequence ATGTCAAATGCGGTGTTGAAACTGACGAAACATGAAATCAACGAAATCCAGAAGGCCTATCAACCATACATACAACCGAAAACGCCACAAGGCGGCCTATTTGTCGCTAAAGTGAATGGCTGCACCATCACAGCTTATAACTCAGGTAAGATCCTATTCCAGGGGCCTTCTGCTGAACAGGAGGCATCCAAATGGGGAGCGAGTATCGATAAAAGCAAGAACACGATAGAAAAAAAGGCGAGGAAAAAACATGCTCACCTTCCTCCTGAAAACGTCTCTTCCCTCTCACTCATCGGATCAGATGAAGTAGGGACAGGAGATTTCTTTGGTCCCATCACAGTTGTGGCAGCCTATGTTTCTAAGGAAAACTTATCGCTTGTCAAAGAATATGGAGTAAAGGATTCAAAGCTGTTGAAGGATCCCCAGATCATCGAGATTGCAAAACAACTCGTCCAAACCATCCCTTATAGTTTGATGGTCCTGCCGAATCCGAAGTACAATGCACTTCAATCCAAAGGAATGTCTCAGGGCAAAATGAAGGCGATGCTCCATGAGCAAGCGATTTCGAAGGTCATGGCTAAAATCGCTGACCCTTCCGAGGTAGACGGCATCCTTATTGATCAATTTTGTGAGCCTGATGTTTATTTCAGACATACGAAAAAAAGCCCAAATCAAAAGCCTCGCATTTATTTTGAAACGAAGGCGGAGGAATTGCACTTGTCCGTTGCAGCAGCTTCCATCATCGCACGCTATGCATTCTTAAAGAAGATGGACGAACTTTCCGAAATAGCAGGCGTCACCATTCCAAAAGGAGCCGGGCCCATCGTTGATGAGGCAGCTGCAAAGATTGTGATGAGACATAATGTTGATTTCTTGAAGGAGATCAGCAAATCCCATTTCGCCAACACTCAAAAAGCGCTCAAGCTTGTTAACCAAAAACGGAAAAAGCAATGA
- a CDS encoding electron transfer flavoprotein subunit beta/FixA family protein: MNIYVILKRTFDTEEKIAIENGKISEDGVEFIINPYDEYAVEEAIKLRDEHGGEVTVVTVGEEESDKQLRTALAMGADKAVLIDDEDVEYGDQYSTAKILAAYFEDKEVDIILGGNVAIDGASGQVGPRLAELLDIPHVTTITKLEIDGSTVKIERDVEGDLEIIETSLPVLVTAQQGLNEPRYPSLPGIMKAKKKPLEELELDDLDLDEDEVEGKTRTLEVFLPPEKQAGKVLDGEVDDQVKELVSLLRSEAKVI, translated from the coding sequence ATGAACATTTACGTAATTTTGAAGAGAACATTCGACACGGAAGAAAAGATTGCAATTGAAAATGGAAAAATCAGTGAAGATGGGGTGGAATTCATCATCAACCCATACGATGAATATGCCGTAGAGGAAGCGATCAAGCTTCGGGATGAACACGGTGGGGAAGTAACTGTCGTAACTGTAGGAGAAGAAGAAAGTGATAAGCAGCTTCGAACAGCATTGGCTATGGGAGCAGATAAAGCCGTCTTAATCGATGATGAAGATGTTGAATATGGCGATCAATACTCTACTGCAAAAATTTTGGCAGCTTACTTTGAGGATAAGGAAGTTGACATTATTCTAGGTGGTAATGTAGCGATAGACGGAGCGTCCGGGCAGGTAGGGCCTCGCTTGGCTGAATTGCTTGATATACCACACGTGACGACAATTACGAAATTGGAAATCGATGGTTCGACTGTAAAAATCGAACGTGATGTTGAAGGGGATCTAGAAATCATTGAAACATCATTGCCTGTTCTCGTAACTGCTCAGCAAGGATTGAACGAACCACGCTATCCGTCCCTTCCTGGAATCATGAAGGCCAAGAAAAAGCCTTTGGAAGAGTTGGAACTCGATGATCTCGATTTGGATGAGGACGAAGTGGAAGGAAAAACACGAACATTAGAAGTCTTCCTTCCGCCTGAAAAACAAGCGGGTAAAGTATTAGATGGTGAAGTAGACGACCAAGTAAAAGAACTTGTGTCCTTGTTACGATCTGAAGCAAAAGTGATATAG
- a CDS encoding CvpA family protein: MVDLILIGVLIVGFLVGLRRGLILQLVHLTGFIASFIVAYLYFDELAPKLRLWVPYPTVSEGSSLAIFVNAGFLEDAYYRAIAFALLFFGMKILLQVLGSMLDFLADLPILRTINGWLGGVFGFIEVYLVIFLFLYIAALVPLDSIQSAMSDSVIAKAMVEHTPVFSEKIKSIWIAELNTKV, translated from the coding sequence ATGGTAGATTTAATATTAATCGGGGTATTGATTGTCGGATTTCTGGTCGGATTAAGAAGAGGATTGATTCTTCAGCTCGTCCACCTTACTGGATTCATCGCCTCATTCATCGTTGCATATTTGTATTTTGATGAGCTTGCCCCTAAATTACGTTTATGGGTTCCATACCCGACTGTATCAGAGGGGAGCAGCCTGGCCATTTTTGTTAATGCAGGTTTTCTCGAAGATGCGTATTATAGAGCGATTGCCTTTGCATTACTCTTTTTCGGTATGAAGATCCTATTGCAAGTGCTAGGTTCAATGCTCGACTTTCTGGCAGACCTGCCGATTTTGCGGACCATCAACGGTTGGCTCGGTGGTGTGTTCGGATTCATTGAAGTGTACTTGGTCATATTCTTGTTCTTGTACATCGCTGCGCTCGTACCACTTGATTCAATACAATCTGCAATGTCTGATTCAGTCATTGCGAAAGCGATGGTCGAACATACACCAGTCTTCTCAGAAAAAATCAAAAGCATTTGGATTGCCGAATTGAATACGAAAGTGTAG
- a CDS encoding enoyl-CoA hydratase, with the protein MEYLSYSKENQIGTILLQHNPANALCSPMIKEIDSVLNDIESDADVKVVVIRGEGRFFSAGADIKEFTTVKDAEGFSELGAYGQQVFDRIEGFSKPVIAAIHGAALGGGLELAMACHMRIVTENAKLGLPELQLGLVPGFAGSQRLPQFVGAAKATEMLVTSEPITGTEAEKWGLANQVVSEDELLDKAYALAGKAAAKSAVAVGFALELVNHARHGDYELGAKKETELFGKAFASHDGQEGIQAFIEKRKPDFKDR; encoded by the coding sequence TTGGAATACTTATCCTATTCAAAGGAAAATCAAATTGGCACGATCCTGTTACAGCATAACCCGGCCAACGCCCTTTGTTCTCCAATGATCAAAGAAATCGATTCGGTATTGAATGACATCGAATCTGATGCTGACGTTAAGGTTGTGGTCATACGAGGAGAAGGACGTTTCTTCTCTGCTGGTGCCGATATTAAAGAATTTACAACCGTAAAGGATGCAGAAGGATTCTCTGAACTCGGCGCATACGGACAACAGGTTTTTGATCGGATTGAAGGTTTCTCCAAGCCGGTCATCGCAGCGATTCACGGAGCTGCTTTAGGCGGAGGGCTTGAATTAGCAATGGCTTGCCATATGCGTATTGTTACAGAAAATGCGAAGCTTGGACTTCCTGAGCTTCAGCTAGGTTTAGTTCCTGGATTTGCCGGTTCACAGCGTCTCCCTCAATTCGTCGGTGCGGCTAAAGCGACGGAAATGTTAGTGACGAGTGAACCGATTACTGGAACAGAGGCCGAAAAATGGGGACTTGCAAACCAGGTCGTTTCGGAGGATGAACTCCTGGATAAAGCATATGCACTAGCTGGTAAGGCAGCTGCAAAGAGTGCCGTCGCTGTCGGATTCGCATTGGAATTAGTCAACCACGCTCGTCACGGTGACTATGAGCTTGGGGCAAAGAAAGAAACGGAATTATTTGGTAAAGCCTTCGCTTCACATGATGGACAAGAAGGCATCCAAGCATTCATTGAAAAGCGGAAACCAGATTTTAAAGACCGTTAA
- a CDS encoding DUF350 domain-containing protein: MDNWLMNPYVVTVANYSVVVLSLIVFLSIFEIVTKYKNWEEISKGNLSVAMATGGKVFGIANIFRYSIEHNDSIIDMTIWGVYGFVLLLIGYFIFEFLTPRFRIDDEIQKDNRAVGLISMVISVGLSFVIGSGIG; encoded by the coding sequence ATGGACAACTGGTTGATGAATCCTTACGTAGTGACAGTAGCGAATTATAGTGTAGTCGTCTTAAGTCTTATCGTATTCCTTTCCATTTTTGAGATTGTTACGAAGTACAAGAATTGGGAAGAGATCAGTAAGGGCAATCTCTCTGTGGCCATGGCGACAGGAGGCAAGGTGTTCGGAATCGCGAATATTTTCAGGTACTCGATTGAGCACAATGATTCAATTATTGATATGACGATTTGGGGCGTGTATGGATTCGTACTTCTCCTGATCGGCTATTTCATTTTTGAATTCTTGACACCACGATTCCGGATCGACGATGAAATTCAAAAAGACAACAGGGCTGTCGGATTGATTTCAATGGTCATATCAGTTGGACTATCATTTGTAATCGGCAGCGGAATTGGATAG